In one window of Gammaproteobacteria bacterium DNA:
- a CDS encoding DUF4124 domain-containing protein, which yields MPGSKVRCLARAGRLRYSAVMRLALFLIGLAVVVFVSAEVYESVDAEGNATYSDEPSPGATQIDVPDVQTVAPDAPAPPPPTIKPLSPAETKAFAGYREVSLVIASGEDPTSVWLETGGLPVSVALVPKLQAQLGHTLELLVNGRAVSPPGTATTFKVTDLDPGAYSLQAVVLNSHGNEIARSATDTVYVHHHRRHHR from the coding sequence TTGCCGGGATCTAAAGTCCGGTGCCTTGCGAGGGCAGGGCGTCTTCGCTATTCTGCAGTGATGCGTTTGGCATTGTTTTTGATTGGCCTCGCGGTCGTTGTTTTTGTATCGGCCGAGGTGTACGAGTCAGTTGATGCAGAAGGGAATGCCACGTACTCCGATGAGCCATCGCCGGGCGCGACGCAGATCGATGTGCCAGACGTGCAGACAGTTGCGCCCGATGCGCCAGCGCCACCGCCCCCCACGATAAAGCCGCTCTCCCCGGCGGAAACGAAAGCCTTTGCGGGTTACCGAGAAGTGAGTCTGGTGATCGCATCGGGTGAAGATCCGACAAGCGTATGGTTAGAAACGGGTGGCTTGCCAGTGAGTGTTGCGCTAGTGCCAAAACTCCAAGCTCAGCTCGGACATACCCTTGAGTTACTTGTCAACGGCAGAGCCGTCTCCCCACCTGGGACCGCCACTACGTTCAAGGTCACTGATCTGGATCCCGGCGCGTACAGCCTCCAGGCGGTGGTACTCAATTCGCATGGTAACGAAATTGCCAGGTCTGCAACTGATACCGTGTATGTTCACCACCACAGGCGCCATCATCGTTAG
- a CDS encoding cyclic nucleotide-binding domain-containing protein translates to MRIKDRQLEDFVRNLVPIEALSPKYQNEIINHVQVREYRKGRYVFKQGDKDNSCFYLLEGELEMSSDGQVVRKVTGGSDTARYALAQLQPRQLSAKAKSRVTVLEIDRTRLNKLLAKGGRRSTDGEMEVIEIEAEEPVDWMTRMLQSELFARIPAGNIQRIFTLMESVEVKAGDVIIKQGGPGDYYYVIQKGRCEVSRSTLRGKKEIKLGDLREGDSFGEEALVADAARNATVTMLTSGQLMRLTKHDFIELIKQPTLRSVSYAEAQRMVMEGAVWLDVRFPDEHKDSGIQGSLNMPLHVLEAGKLADDKNNNTRYVVYCDTGDRSSLGAFLLTQRGFDACYLADGLLNTPYKAQIKIQHKLSQTPQDSPQEARTAPRKAKVPFLTPSLKKKEKEKPPNKKAENPTPDTLEADIRVSALKADLAKATMQLEEALRLKSEAEVAKQMAQKSAADQLRSERNKIESEAVHASQALKEAQRLRLGIEEAKRKAEADAAKRHKEEAEKIQQLKQEAEQKLREEKSQLEATYAHNAEELGKIQSIREELERKHLEQLTIEKRLREEIKINITEERRKLEAAFARHTQELEQARQEKHATEAARRAAAEESEKIIAEYKEALEQRRAEEKAKLQAERERQKLEAQRIQDALEKARRAKEEAETAWREAEKQAARVRGKSLSADPVRQRAAEKRLHAEMDAREAEVSQAGKQLEAARQIQKEAQAAKKASKEQILRQQKYQEKLRKQLEREVQEWRREHDKMEAIQFPPELLERQKAQMQRIKEKAEAVRKRAELAVKTLLRDIAAQLRRR, encoded by the coding sequence ATGCGAATAAAAGACCGACAGCTTGAAGATTTCGTGAGGAACTTGGTGCCTATCGAGGCGCTTTCACCGAAGTACCAAAACGAAATAATCAACCATGTACAGGTTCGCGAATATCGGAAAGGCCGGTATGTCTTCAAGCAAGGCGATAAAGATAATTCTTGCTTTTACCTTCTGGAAGGCGAGTTGGAAATGTCATCCGATGGGCAGGTCGTACGGAAAGTTACCGGTGGATCCGATACGGCGCGATACGCACTCGCCCAGCTTCAACCACGTCAGCTCTCCGCAAAGGCCAAGAGTCGAGTCACTGTCCTCGAAATTGACCGTACCCGATTAAATAAATTACTCGCCAAGGGAGGGCGCCGCAGTACCGACGGTGAAATGGAGGTGATTGAGATCGAGGCCGAAGAGCCAGTTGATTGGATGACACGAATGCTGCAGTCAGAGCTCTTTGCCAGGATCCCGGCCGGGAATATTCAACGGATTTTTACCCTGATGGAAAGTGTTGAAGTAAAGGCGGGCGATGTCATTATTAAACAGGGGGGTCCCGGTGACTATTACTATGTCATCCAAAAAGGCCGCTGTGAAGTTTCCCGCAGCACTTTGAGAGGGAAAAAAGAAATCAAACTTGGTGATCTACGCGAGGGCGACAGTTTCGGTGAAGAAGCATTGGTCGCTGATGCGGCACGCAATGCCACAGTGACCATGTTAACCAGCGGCCAGTTAATGCGTCTCACAAAGCATGACTTCATTGAGCTCATCAAACAACCAACGCTCAGGTCAGTCAGCTATGCGGAGGCACAGAGAATGGTGATGGAAGGCGCTGTCTGGCTAGACGTACGATTTCCCGACGAACATAAAGATTCGGGTATCCAAGGCAGCCTTAACATGCCTTTACATGTCCTTGAAGCCGGAAAACTCGCAGACGACAAGAACAACAATACTCGTTACGTTGTATATTGCGACACGGGCGACCGCAGTTCATTGGGGGCATTTTTGCTTACACAGCGTGGTTTCGACGCATGTTATTTAGCCGACGGCCTCCTCAATACCCCGTACAAAGCACAGATCAAGATCCAGCATAAACTCTCTCAAACGCCGCAAGACTCCCCTCAAGAAGCACGAACTGCGCCTCGTAAAGCAAAGGTGCCCTTTCTAACTCCTTCATTAAAGAAGAAAGAGAAGGAAAAACCCCCAAACAAAAAAGCAGAAAACCCTACGCCCGATACCCTTGAGGCAGACATTCGCGTGTCCGCTCTGAAGGCAGACCTCGCGAAGGCCACCATGCAACTTGAAGAAGCCCTGAGACTGAAATCCGAAGCCGAAGTGGCCAAACAGATGGCGCAAAAAAGTGCAGCCGACCAACTTCGTTCAGAACGGAACAAAATTGAATCAGAGGCCGTCCACGCAAGCCAAGCCCTCAAGGAAGCACAGCGCCTTAGATTAGGGATAGAGGAGGCCAAACGGAAGGCAGAAGCCGATGCCGCCAAAAGGCACAAGGAAGAAGCAGAAAAGATACAACAGCTTAAGCAAGAAGCGGAGCAAAAGCTACGTGAAGAAAAATCACAGTTAGAGGCTACCTATGCGCACAACGCAGAGGAGCTAGGCAAGATCCAGAGCATTAGGGAGGAGCTGGAAAGAAAACACCTTGAACAACTCACAATTGAAAAAAGGCTTCGCGAGGAGATCAAGATCAATATCACTGAAGAACGCCGAAAGCTTGAGGCCGCGTTCGCGCGACACACGCAGGAGTTAGAACAGGCGCGACAAGAGAAACATGCCACCGAAGCCGCACGCCGAGCCGCAGCAGAAGAATCTGAAAAGATCATTGCTGAATATAAGGAAGCGCTTGAGCAAAGGCGCGCTGAAGAGAAAGCCAAACTTCAGGCTGAACGCGAAAGACAAAAATTGGAGGCACAGAGGATACAGGATGCTTTAGAAAAGGCACGGCGCGCTAAAGAAGAGGCAGAGACCGCATGGCGTGAGGCAGAAAAGCAAGCAGCACGGGTACGCGGAAAAAGCCTTTCCGCTGATCCCGTACGCCAACGCGCCGCTGAAAAGCGCCTACACGCCGAGATGGATGCGAGGGAAGCCGAGGTTAGTCAGGCCGGCAAACAACTCGAAGCAGCCAGACAGATCCAAAAGGAGGCTCAAGCGGCCAAGAAGGCAAGCAAGGAGCAAATATTAAGGCAACAAAAATACCAGGAAAAATTGCGCAAGCAGTTAGAACGAGAGGTACAGGAGTGGCGACGTGAGCATGACAAAATGGAAGCCATTCAATTTCCGCCCGAGCTCCTGGAACGACAAAAAGCACAGATGCAGCGCATCAAGGAAAAAGCTGAGGCCGTGAGAAAGCGGGCCGAGCTCGCCGTCAAGACCCTTCTCCGCGACATAGCCGCACAGCTCAGAAGGCGATGA